One region of Quercus lobata isolate SW786 chromosome 2, ValleyOak3.0 Primary Assembly, whole genome shotgun sequence genomic DNA includes:
- the LOC115977562 gene encoding MACPF domain-containing protein At4g24290, giving the protein MALKVPAPEAAEIAIGSIGRGYDISVDLRLKYCKGDSKESRLIEIDEDEGREIILPGGIFIPKVSKSIKCDKGERTRFKSDALSFQQMSEQFNQEMNLTGKIPSGLFNTMFEFSGSWQKDAANTKTLAFDGVFITLYTVALEKSQTVLCDHVKKAVPSSWEPAALARFIETFGTHIIVGVKMGGKDVIYMKQQHSSTLQPADVQKRLKEMADKRFLDSNGQNGMAMEQVYQNEKFEIREQRLRFVGISPSSSYSHKEDIVSICKRRGGGDNRHLPHNDWLQTVQSEPEVISMSFIPVTSLLNGIPGSGFLSHAINLYLRYKPPIEELHQFLEFQLPRQWAPVFSDLPLGPQRKQQSNASLQFSFLGPKLYVNTLPVDVGKRPVTGLRLYLEGKRSNRLAIHLQHLSSLPKIFQLEDDPSGNFRQESNDRKYYEKVQWKNFSHICTAPVESDEDLSIVTGAQLQVENYGFKKILFLRLRFSNVLGATVVKHPEWDGSPGLAPKSGLISTLISHHFTTVQKPPPRPADVNINSAIYPGGPPVPVQAPKLLKFVDTTEMTRGPQETPGYWVVSGARLVVEKGRISLRVKYSLLTVILPDDDDDDVEEL; this is encoded by the exons ATGGCGTTAAAGGTTCCAGCTCCTGAAGCTGCTGAGATTGCAATTGGGTCCATTGGGCGTGGGTACGATATATCAGTAGATCTAAGGCTTAAGTATTGCAAAGGGGATTCAAAGGAGTCCCGGTTGATTGAGATCGATGAAGATGAGGGTCGCGAGATTATTTTGCCTGGTGGGATTTTTATCCCAAAAGTCTCCAAATCAATCAAATGCGATAAAGGGGAACGCACGAGGTTCAAGTCAGATGCTCTATCTTTCCAACAG ATGTCAGAGCAGTTCAACCAGGAAATGAATTTGACTGGCAAAATTCCTTCGGGCCTCTTCAATACCATGTTCGAATTCTCAGGTAGTTGGCAGAAAGATGCAGCCAACACGAAGACCCTTGCTTTTGATGGGGTGTTCATCACGCTATATacagttgcattggagaaatCTCAGACGGTACTCTGTGATCATGTTAAGAAAGCAGTCCCCTCATCATGGGAACCTGCTGCACTGGCAAG ATTTATTGAGACATTTGGTACCCATATTATTGTTGGAGTGAAGATGGGAGGGAAGGATGTAATATATATGAAGCAGCAGCATTCATCAACTCTTCAACCTGCTGATGTGCAAAAAAGATTGAAAGAGATGGCAGATAAAAGGTTTTTAGATTCAAATGGGCAAAATGGCATGGCTATGGAACAAGTTTACCAGAATGAAAAG TTTGAAATCAGAGAGCAGCGGCTGAGGTTTGTAGGCATCAGTCCATCAAGTTCTTATTCACACAAGGAG GATATTGTAAGCATATGCAAGAGGAGAGGTGGAGGTGATAATAGGCACCTACCTCATAATGATTGGTTGCAAACTGTCCAGTCTGAGCCTGAAGTGATCTCAATGTCCTTCATCCCAGTTACGTCTCTATTGAATGGAATACCAGGGAGTGGATTCTTGAGCCATGCCATAAATCTTTATTTACGAT ATAAACCTCCAATTGAGGAGCTCCACCAATTTTTGGAATTTCAGCTACCCAGGCAGTGGGCACCTGTGTTCAGTGATCTTCCGCTTGGTCCACAACGGAAACAACAGAGCAATGCATCTTTGCAGTTTAGCTTTTTGGGACCCAAGCTTTATGTGAACACCTTACCG GTTGATGTAGGTAAGAGGCCAGTGACTGGCCTCCGCCTTTATCTAGAAGGTAAAAGGAGTAACCGTCTGGCTATCCACTTGCAACACCTCTCATCTCTTCCCAAAATCTTCCAACTTGAAGATGATCCCAGTGGAAACTTCCGCCAAGAGTCCAATGATCGTAAATACTACGAGAAAGTTCAATGGAAGAACTTCTCTCATATCTGCACTGCTCCTGTGGAGTCCGACGAGGATCTTTCAATAGTAACTGGAGCCCAATTACAGGTTGAAAACtatgggtttaaaaaaattcttttcctGAGACTCCGTTTCTCGAATGTTTTGGGAGCTACAGTTGTAAAACATCCTGAGTGGGATGGATCTCCAGGGTTGGCTCCTAAATCTGGACTTATTTCAACACTAATCAGCCATCATTTCACAACAGTTCAGAAGCCACCTCCGCGGCCAGCTGATGTGAATATAAACTCTGCCATTTACCCAGGAGGCCCTCCAGTACCCGTCCAAGCTCCCAAGCTTCTGAAATTTGTTGATACGACAGAAATGACAAGGGGGCCACAAGAAACTCCCGGCTATTGGGTTGTCTCTGGGGCTAGACTTGTTGTGGAGAAGGGCAGGATTTCGCTCAGGGTTAAGTATTCTTTATTAACTGTTATATTacctgatgatgatgatgatgatgtggaGGAGCTATAG
- the LOC115964079 gene encoding uncharacterized protein LOC115964079 has product MNGYAKIKIINTHNPKSRSVDFSADNVSSFLQTPKKPTKNTDSDHTFKAQESNQIEGTNTEYTKATQESLQDEEYGNGGSFGMVLKKSLSVSSTTAGFQSAVKRAFSMTRSSSVSERYGRIHDQSVALVSPVDDYEYDDDEEVGDNSKGTRRSGKKKYKGGKILKVCKRLFGL; this is encoded by the coding sequence atgaatGGTTATGCAAAGATCAAAATCATTAACACCCACAATCCCAAATCCAGATCAGTAGATTTTTCAGCTGATAATGTTTCTTCATTCCTTCAAACCCcaaaaaaacctacaaaaaatACTGACTCAGACCACACATTTAAAGCTCAAGAAAGCAATCAGATCGAAGGTACCAACACAGAGTACACCAAAGCAACCCAAGAGTCTTTACAAGATGAAGAATATGGCAATGGAGGGAGCTTTGGTATGGTACTGAAAAAAAGTCTCTCAGTTTCTTCAACTACAGCTGGATTTCAGTCTGCAGTGAAAAGAGCATTCTCAATGACAAGATCTTCATCAGTTTCAGAGAGGTATGGTAGGATCCATGATCAGTCTGTGGCATTAGTATCTCCTGTTGATGATTAtgaatatgatgatgatgaagaagttgGGGACAATAGTAAGGGGACAAGAAGATCTGGGAAGAAGAAGTACAAGGGAGGCAAGATCCTTAAAGTTTGTAAGCGACTTTTTGGACTGTAA